In Passer domesticus isolate bPasDom1 chromosome 1, bPasDom1.hap1, whole genome shotgun sequence, one DNA window encodes the following:
- the LOC135296379 gene encoding zinc finger protein 2-like produces MGYCAALNCRNGTSGAYKNSSVSFYGFPLQNKALLRRWIQNMGRDMETPSKYQCLCSEHFEESSFQREPVKIRKRRRLLKEAVPSKFILALDGTWLVGTPRGDGDVMSSKTRKRIRNSEPCRVPTMFPQWPRLQDWQNEFYKQLLKEKFGSLITLGKDWPVPKSHMPEGGAAWVKEPQDLEERKIPASLSTGHGGAMTQGSSSGTSQALHNHCSDLAETSGSRHNPAPNPANPVRIGSGRRVLAGQELDEFRRFLLYHQGQPEDTAVPWFICSECGKSFARHAYLLRHQRAHAGQLGRNLPASWRNSHASWKNPPDSWKKTT; encoded by the exons ATGGGTTACTGCGCGGCCCTGAACTGCCGCAACGGCACCAGCGGGGCCTACAAGAACAGCTCGGTCAGCTTCTACGGCTTCCCCCTCCAAAACAAAGCCCTCCTGAGGCGCTGGATCCAAAACATGGGCCGGGACATGGAGACCCCCTCCAAGTACCAGTGCCTGTGCTCGGAGCACTTCGAGGAGAGCTCCTTCCAGAGGGAGCCTGTGAAAATCCGCAAGAGACGGCGCCTGCTGAAGGAAGCTGTTCCCAGCAAATTCATCCTGGCCCTGGATGGCACCTGGCTCgtggggacaccccggggtgATGGGGACGTGATGAGCAGCAAAACCCGAAAACGGATCCGGAATTCCGAGCCCTGTAGG GTCCCTACGATGTTTCCTCAGTGGCCGCGTCTGCAGGACTGGCAGAATGAATTTTATAAGCAATTGCTGAAGGAGAAGTTTGGATCTTTGATCACACTGGGAAAAG ACTGGCCTGTTCCCAAAAGCCATATGCCAGAAGGAGGAGCAGCATGGGTCAAGGAACCACAGGATttggaggaaaggaaaatcccTGCCAGCCTCAGCACAG GCCATGGTGGTGCCATGACCCAGGGATCATCCTCAGGAACATCCCAAGCCCTGCACAACCACTGCTCTGACCTGGCAGAAACCTCGGGGAGCCGCCACAATCCGGCACCAAATCCGGCAAATCCCGTGAGAATCGGGAGCGGTAGGAgagtcctggcagggcaggagctggacgAGTTCAGGCGGTTCCTGCTGTACCACCAGGGCCAGCCCGAGGACACAGCGGTGCCGTGGTTCATCTGCAGCGAGTGCGGCAAGAGCTTTGCCCGCCACGCGTACCTGCTGCGGCACCAGCGCGCCCACGCCGGGCAGCTGGGCAGAAACCTGCCTGCTTCCTGGAGAAACTCGCATGCTTCATGGAAAAACCCTCCTGattcctggaaaaaaaccacCTGA